TTTTCAAAAGATAATCCTAATTCAAAACAAATAATAACTCCTCTTAGAAGGTAAAATGAAACCAGAAATTTTTATCCAAGAAGACTTTATTACTATTGGTCAGCTATTAAAAAAAATTGGATTTATCCAAACAGGTGGTGGAGCTAAGTTTTATTTAGAAAAAAATAAAGTTTTAATTAATAATAAAAAGCCCGAAGGAAGAAATTCTAAAGTTAAAAGCGGCGATTTGCTAACTATTAATAGCAACATTTATATTATTAAAAAAGAACCAGATATTTAATAATTAAATTGTTTTTATTTTATTTGATGTTATAATATTTTTGCTATTTTTTTAAAATAGCTTTTGGAGGGGTAGCGAAGCGGCCAAACGCGGGTGGCTGTAACCCACTTCCTCACGGTTCGGGGGTTCGAATCCCTCCCCCTCCACCATTTTGCCCCATAGCCAAGCGGTAAGGCAACGGGTTTTGGTTCCGTCACGCGTTAGTTCGAATCTAACTGGGGCAGCCATTTGTTCTCGAAAGAGAGCATTTTTTTTATTTCCTTTTTTTCCAATTTATTTGTTTTATAGGCTTAAATGTATAATTTTATTATGAAGCCAATTTATAAATATAATGTTGTTTTTAAAGATAATAACAACCCAAACGAGAATATAATTTTTTGCCATGGACTTAATTCAACAGCAGACAGATTTGATATTTTTAAAAATTATTGAACAAAGTCAAACTATTATTCACTCCAGTTTCCAGCAAGTAATTTAACACCTGTTTTAGAAGGTGATGAACCTAGTGTTTTTTGTTTTGCAAAATTATTAGTTGAATTTGTTGAGAAAAATAATCTAAAAAATGTTACCTTAATAGGTCATTCATTAGGAGGCGGAACTATTTCTTTAGCTTATCAATTAAGACCTGATTTATTTAAGAAACTAGTTTATTTAGCGCCAA
This sequence is a window from Mycoplasmopsis agalactiae PG2. Protein-coding genes within it:
- a CDS encoding RNA-binding S4 domain-containing protein, whose translation is MKPEIFIQEDFITIGQLLKKIGFIQTGGGAKFYLEKNKVLINNKKPEGRNSKVKSGDLLTINSNIYIIKKEPDI